From Poecile atricapillus isolate bPoeAtr1 chromosome 11, bPoeAtr1.hap1, whole genome shotgun sequence, one genomic window encodes:
- the LINS1 gene encoding protein Lines homolog 1 — translation MMKISLLQQMYKDVLAGIPLAKESHHYCSLINLCVEQPPGDECCHQKPLPSTAGGIGSHQDTDISDVVPATDDLSNSFANMSSSFCPREVMLLQLTLIKMMVAKAESQEIELHTRQKYCEIFVLLLKEAKIDSKLIHLLGYDDRLLSHMASQSLASLVYLQLKEEDALNVPWLSFTLNTLLGFPGSARVADCLRTLAAILKETLKDALVPGAGVLKKLLAPLDAVLEGFYNAILLHHFDSHHYTSPYSEDTNNLISFIDLLEALLASRIELDLPLRCQRILFLKVSYVLNVISSSIPYVIKKKFILLLKKCVLYKSREDAKSGSLFSQAPSLCEDMLALSNAVLQVVNLTWLNQIPLSGKSSYFGSSEAAPGHDSQGSSDQTVLRVLSLVLLKALEFKIHNSATEAEIKGDFESSMSQLLIFWRSHVKPSPQSHPVVHHCEWLSLVFMEQDDDMWEAAKALLLIYLKFDRLRCDAADNPSQKEEESWKFLVHAGGYNPHCIFLFFLEKIAFDSTVLLDFLISSETCFLEYLVRYLKLLGKEWHQFVDVCNHFDTRHSTFHTVCSVKPPIREKQSFVTGESLQNAVCEAESQTPMSLTPPHNCPVFIAQQGDNEAAEWNQSDSLTTTDSTSLLGSLQSLVNYDSSEDSEVESDGKECLVNTKQLPSNNEGEVRRRETGCSSRDDNQNPRTSEVSPLKLKGCRTSSCRTCMASSDNIAPLRVMLCKSTKCLEELQEAISRLQRRNLFPYNPSALLKLLSHVEKMSKSMNLQ, via the exons ATGATGAAGATCTCTCTCCTGCAGCAGATGTATAAGGACGTCCTGGCAGGCATTCCCCTAGCAAAGGAAAGCCATCATTATTGCTCTTTAATTAATCTGTGTGTTGAGCAGCCACCAGGAGATGAATGCTGTCATCAGAAGCCTCTGCCATCTACTGCTGGTGGCATTGGGAGCCATCAGGACACTGATATCTCAGATGTTGTCCCTGCAACAGATGATTTGTCCAACAGCTTTGCAAACATGAGCTCATCGTTCTGCCCACGAGAGGTGATGCTGCTCCAGCTCACCTTGATCAAAATGATGGTGGCAAAAGCAGAGTCCCAGGAAATTGAACTCCACACAAGACAGAAGTACTGTGAAATCTTTGTTCTTCTTCTGAAGGAGGCAAAAATTGACTCAAAATTG ATTCACCTGCTTGGTTATGACGATCGGCTGCTATCTCACATGGCCTCACAAAGTTTAGCATCTCTTGTGTATTTGCAGCTGAAGGAAGAG gaCGCCTTGAATGTCCCGTGGCTGAGCTTTACCCTGAACACGCTGTTGGGGTTCCCCGGGAGTGCCCGGGTGGCCGATTGCCTGCGCACTCTGGCTGCGATTCTCAAGGAGACGCTGAAGGACGCGCTCGTACCCGGAGCAG GGGTTCTGAAGAAGCTGTTGGCTCCACTTGATGCGGTGCTTGAAGGATTTTATAATGCCATCCTGCTCCATCATTTTGACAGTCACCACTACACTTCGCCTTATTCTGAAGATACAAACAATCTGATCAGTTTTATAGATCTGCTTGAAGCACTCTTGGCTTCCAGAATTGAACTGGATTTACCTCTCAGGTGccagagaattttatttttgaaagtttcTTATGTCCTCAACGTTATTAGCTCGTCAATTCCTTATGTAATCAAGAAGAAATTCATTTTGCTTCTTAAAAAATGTGTCCTTTACAAGTCCAGAGAAGATGCTAAAAGTGGATCACTGTTCTCACAAGCCCCATCTTTGTGTGAGGATATGCTTGCACTGAGTAATGCTGTTCTGCAGGTTGTGAATTTGACTTGGCTTAATCAGATCCCACTCAGTGGAAAGTCCAGCTACTTTGGAAGCAGTGAAGCTGCTCCAGGACATGATTCTCAGGGTAGTTCTGACCAAACTGTTCTCAGAGTCTTAAGTCTGGTTTTGCTTAAAGCACTGGAATTCAAGATTCACAACTCTGCAACAGAAGCAGAAATCAAAG gagacTTTGAGAGTTCCATGTCCCAGCTGTTGATATTCTGGAGGAGTCATGTAAAGCCTTCCCCACAGTCTCACCCAGTTGTGCATCACTGTGAATGGCTCTCCTTGGTTTTCATGGAGCAAGATGATGACATGTGGGAAGCTGCTAAAGCTTTATTACTCATCTATTTAAAATTTGATAG GTTGCGGTGTGATGCTGCTGATAACCCAAGCCAAAAAGAAGAGGAATCCTGGAAGTTCCTTGTACATGCAGGTGGATATAACCCAcactgtatatttttattttttctggaaaagatTGCATTTGATTCCACAGTACTTCTAGATTTTTTGATTTCATCAGAAACTTGCTTTCTGGAGTACTTGGTCAGGTACTTGAAGCTTCTTGGGAAGGAATGGCATCAGTTTGTAGATGTCTGTAACCATTTTGATACCAGGCACAGCACTTTCCACACAGTTTGTTCTGTCAAGCCCCCCATCCGAGAAAAGCAAAGCTTCGTGACTGGGGAGAGTTTGCAAAATGCTGTTTGTGAAGCAGAATCACAGACTCCGATGTCTTTGACTCCTCCTCACAATTGCCCGGTGTTTATAGCACAGCAAGGTGATAATGAGGCTGCTGAGTGGAACCAGTCTGACTCACTGACCACCACTGATAGCACGTCCCTGCTTGGTTCTCTTCAAAGCCTGGTTAATTATGACAGCTCAGAGGACTCAGAGGTGGAATCAGATGGAAAAGAGTGCTTGGTAAACACAAAACAATTGCCTTCAAACAATGAGGGTGaggtgaggaggagggaaaCTGGTTGCAGCTCCAGAGATGATAACCAGAATCCACGCACATCTGAAGTGTCACCTCTGAAACTGAAGGGATGTCGTACCTCATCCTGTCGGACTTGTATGGCATCTTCAGATAACATTGCTCCCCTAAGAGTAATGCTTTGCAAATCAACAAAGTGCTTGGAAGAGCTGCAAGAGGCTATTTCTAGGTTGCAGAGAAGAAATCTTTTCCCATATAATCCATCTGCATTGTTGAAACTACTGAGCCACGTTGAGAAGATGAGTAAATCCATGAATCTGCAATAA